AGCGGGTTTCCCAACCGTCGGGGCCGTCGATTTGCAATGTTCAACCGTGACTCTTTGGGCTATGATGCCTCCAATTCCGACCCCCTGTACAAGTCGATACCTTTTTTCCTGAAGGTAAATACCAAAGAGCAGGTTCTCTGCGGGTTGCTGTTCGACCAGACTCTGGTGAGAAATATTGACCTAGGTATGGAAAGTCCCTATTACTTCTCTGTAGAAAGCGATGGCGGTCCGTATTCCTTTGTTACTTTCCTCGGCCAGGGCTACCAGAGGGTTTTGTTCAATTACTACTGCATGACAGGATTTCCTTCCCTGCCTCCCCTGTTCAGTTTTGGGTTTTTCGGTTCCTCGATGAACTATGCAGAACCTGATGATGCCCAGCAGAGAATCCTGGACTATTTTGCCACGATCGAGAAACATCATATTCCCTGCGAAGGGATGTATGTGTCTTCAGGCTATTTGAAATCACCGCAAGGGAAGCGCTATGCCTTTTTATGGAACCGTAAGAAGTTTCCCGACTACCGCCAGTTTCTTACTTCTCTCTCAAAGAGGGGTTACAACCTGTGCATGAATATTAAACCGGGCATTCTCACTACCCACCCCTGGTATGGCCAATTGGAAGAAAAGGGCTATTTCATCCAAGACAGTAACGGACAAGCGTATCGCGAGTTTTTCTGGGGTGGAGAGGCTTCGTTCATAGACTTCAACAACCCTGAAGCAAAAGAATGGTGGAAGTCGCAGTTGAAAGAACAATATCTCGACCATGGTTGTACGGGCATCTGGAATGACAACAACGAGCTCGAACTTGAGGATATGGAGCTCGATGCCTATAAGAGCAAGGCTGTCTATGCGGTGAGGATGGCTGAGGCTTCCTTTGAGGTATTCAAGGAAAAACATCCCGATAAAAGGCCTTGGGTCTATTCGCGAAGCGGTAGTTGCGGAATCCAACGATTTGCCCGTACGTGGTCGGGAGACAATGTAAGCGACTGGAAAACACTGAAGTACAACCAGTATATGGGAATCGGGTTCGGTCTTTCAGGCCTTCCCTATTTCGGCCATGACCTGGGAGGGTTTTTCGGCTCTTTCCCTGAGGAAGAGTTGCTGGTGCGTTCCTGCCAGTCTGCAGTGTTCCAGGGGCGGTTTGTCATCCATTCTTGGAGGGAGGATGGCAATCCGACTGAACCTTGGTCTTATGCTACCGCCCTGGACCCGATCCGTTCCCTTATCGAGGAGCATTACCGGTTCATGCCCTACATCTACAGCTGCGCCTTTGAGGCAGCCTTGGAGGGTAAGCCTTTGGAACGGTCGTTGCACTTGGAGTTCCCCCAGGATGAGGCTATCAAGGGGAATGAGGTCAACTCGATGTTTGGGCCTTCTATCCTGAAAGTTTTGGTTACAGACAAAGGCAAAGAAACTGCAACAATATACCTACCGAAGGGAGTTGCCTGGTTCAATGCCGAAAGCGGGAAACGAACTGAAGGCGGTGTGGAGCTTACGATTCCGTATCCTTGTGATGGCAAGGTCAGATGGTTTGCACAAGAAGGATCTGCCATTGCTACGTCTCCTTTTCTCAAGCATCTGGACAAGGGTCTGTTCGACGTTGTAGAGTTCCTTATTTTCCCGATGACTAAAAAGGGAATAACAAGGACAACTACATACAGGGAAGATGATGGGCAGACAAGTCTGGATCTAGGGGCCTTCAATGAATGGGATTGTACGGTAGGGGATTCTTCCTTGGTTATGACCAAAAAGAAATCGGGGATAAGCGGTACGGGAAGGATTTTTCGATTTGTTGTGCCGGAAGGCTACACCATTGAAAACAAAAACTTTGCCCCAGAGAGAGTTATGACTTCGGAATCAGTAACGATTCATTTTTTCAGAACAATCGAGAGGTGACAAAGCCCTGTATAGGCTTTACACTAAATTTACCAAATCAAGGAGGGGGAGATGAGTTCACCTGTCACCATCATGGATGTCGCGAAACGGGCAAAGGTCTCCCCTGCTACGGTTACCCATACACTCAATGGGAAGCGTCCTGTCGGAGAAGAGACCAAAGCAAAAGTGCTCAAGGCAATTGATTCCTTGGGATATGTGCCTTCCTGGAACGCCTCAAGGATGAAACAAGGGAAATCGGGAATAATCGGCTGCCTTGCAGCCGATATCACCGAAACATTCGTCAACCAGATTGTCCGTGGCATTGAGCATGGACTGAGCGGTGGTGAATATTCCCTGTTCTTTGTCTCGGGCATTGAGTTTGGACATGACTTGAAGCGAGCATATGAGTTCCTCAAGAGCCACAAGGTCGATGGGATCCTGTTCTGTCATCACATTCCCCTCTGGCAGGATTTTTCCATCGATACGAAGAATGCTGACATTCCGATAGTATCGGTAAACATGGACACCCCGAATATGATTTCAGTGATTCCCGATAACTGCAACGGTGGTTATCAGGCTGCAGATCATCTATTTGGCTGCGGTATGCGCCACCCTGCCATGATTTGCGGACCTGAGGACAGGCTATCGGTCAAAGACCGTTTGTCTGGGTTCAAGAACCGGGTACGGGAACAGGGGTTGCCGTTCGATGAGACTGCCTTATATTTCGGTCCCTATGACTACGACCATGGTTTTACGGCAGCAAAGGACCTGATGGACTCGCATCCCCTCACCGATGGCATTTTCTGCGCAAATGATTACATTGCCGCAGGGGTTATTGCCAGGTTACAACAAATGAATATTGAAGTTCCCAGGCAAGTGCGGGTTTTGGGGTTTGACAACCGTGACTTCTCATCATTCTGGAACATTCCCATAACAACCTTTGAGCTTCCCCTGCAGGAGATGGGTATGCTGGGTATGAGCTTGCTGAGAAACTGCATAGATACCGGCACGTACATTCAAGAGAAACGGGTACTGCAATCGAAGCTGATACCCAGGAAGAGTACCAGGGGATAACCTTCCTTACAGGTTTTTGACGTACAGAAAACAATGCTGTGCTAGCATTTATATTGTGGTCATGTGCTGAAGGGAATAATATAAAACCAGAAAGGTCTTCAAAACAAAAGATGACTGATGATTTTACAATAAATGCCAGGAAACCGTTCCTTCCAAGGTATATATTTTACCCAGGAACGGACGCTCCCTTTTTGATCGAAACCCATTTCCTATTACCCTGTGGCATACTTTGAAAAGCTGAGATAGCTATTGTGCATTCCCGTTCTGCCAGAAAAGAGGCGGCTCCCTTGAAAATCTTGCCTAGAGACAGGAAATATCTGCAGGCAACCATTTTATGATACAAAGCTGGTTCAATTTGAAAAAACCGTAGCAAAGGTTTTCGATTTTTCCCAATATCCCATCACTACTGATTCTCAAGAACTATAGTAACTGTTCAAGCAACTTTTTTGCCTCAAGGATATCCTTAATCTGTTCTTCTCCAGAAATTTCCCGTTCAATAGTAATAGAACCGTCGTACCCGACTTCTTTCAATTTGGCAATAAATCGCGGATAGTCGACTTTGCCTTTGCCAAGGGGAACCTCTGCTCCCAATCGATGGCCATCAGTCGGATACTCGCCATCTTTTCCATGGACGCCCCTGACATACTTCCCAAACACATCCAAGGCATCAATGGGATTCGCTTTCCCATACATTAACAAATTAGCCGGATCAAGGTTGACCCCTACATTCTCACTGCCCAGATCCTGTAGGACCCGTTTCAGAGTCACAGGTGTCTCTTGTCCAGTTTCAAAAAGAAAATATTGACCGTTGGTTTTACATTTTTCGACTAAAGGCCTTAAAGCAGCTAGTACTTCAGCATAGACAGCATCATTAGGATTCTCACTCAGGAATCCTACATGGGTAACGACATCCCTGACTTGGATTTTCTTTGCAAAATCACAACCCTGCAATAAGATTTCCAGCCTTTGTGCCCGATAAGCTGTCGGTACAAGGCCTAAAGTAAGGGGGCCATCGTAGAAATCCCATACTTTGGGACCGTCCCATCCGCACCAGAAAGCAGTTATTTCCATTTGCTGAGAAACAACGGCCTTGTTGATTTTATCCGCCATAGCATCGGTGAAGGCGAGATGGTCCCAACATACCAGCTGGCAATTATCCATTCCCATTTCCTTGACCTCTACAAATTTTGCTTCAATATCTGTACCACTTTCCATGGTTACGATTACACCGATTTTCATATGATTTCCTCCTGATAATTAGCCCTTTACAGAACCTGCTGTTACACCACTGATAATTTTTCTTTGCATCAATGCGAAGAATAAAAGACTAGGGACCATGGACATGACAATACCGGGAAGTGCATGCTCCCAGTCGGCTGTCTGTGCAGAAAACCTCATATACAGGGAATTCTGAATATTCATCGCCGCTACTTTTCCCCCGACGATCAATTGGTTGGTTATTATATCGTTCCAAGTTGCCAATGCATCCAGAACTACAACCGTTACCAGAATCGGTTGCAATAGAGGAAGGACTATCTGGACATAGGTCCTCAGTTTTCCTGCTCCATCAATGCAAGCCGCTTCCTCCAGTTCAAGGGGAACGGTTTTTACAAAACCATGGATCATGAATACAGCCAAAGGGACACACAATCCAGTAGAAACAAGAATATACCCGATTCTAGTACCAGAGAGACCAACGGAACTGACAATTCTGGTTAGGGAAATCATATAAGATTGGAAGGGCACCATCATTGGCATGATGATTGCGAGAAAACAAACCCTGCTGAAAGCAGTCTTCGTCCGCGAGAGTTTGTAGGCACTCATCGGGGCAACCAGCAAAATCAAGACCACTGTAGAAACCGTATATAAAACAGTATTTCCCATCAAAGGGGTAAATTGAAACTTCACCCAAGTCTCTACGTACATTTTCAGCGACCATTGCTTGGGCAGGGAGAGAAAATGCTGCAACATATCATTATAGGGTTTGAAGGAATTTATGAATATCAACAGTAATGGTAGTAACCAAAAAATAGAGGCTAAAAGTATAAGTATTTTTCCAACAGATACTTTTTTACGACGTCTGATCATGCCTCAACCTCCTTGCTTTTGGTAATCTTCATCTGTATAAGCGTAACCAAAAGAACGAATACGACAAATATCAAGGACTTTGAGGTGGCCATTCCATAATTGCTCTTTGTAAAAGCTTCTTTGTAAATATTATACGCAACGGTTACCGTTGAATTTGCCGGTCCCCCTTTAGTAAAAACCAGAATAATATCAAACAGCTTGAAGGCAAACGTAAGGGAGGTGAGCAAGCAGATACTAATCGCGGGCATAATCATCGGCAACGTTACATGCCTGAATCGTTGCAATACATTTGCCCCGTCGATCGTAGCGGCCTCGATCAATTCCTGGGGCACAGACATTAACCCTGCGATATAATTGATCATATAAAAACCCAAGGTCTGCCAGACTGTCATGACAACAATGACAATGAATGAATTTCCAGGGTCTCCCAGCCAGCTCATACCAAACAACTCTATTCCCGTCAATTCATAAAGGGAATCAAAGCCAGGGCCAAGGATAAATTTCCAGATAAGACCAATAGCCGTGAGGCTGATGATATAAGGGATGTAGTACAAGGCCCTGCCAAGATTGGAAGTGGTCTTATTCTGTTGCAGGGCTAGCGCGACAGCCAAAGAAGCAATGTTTACGATAATCACATAAAATACGGAGAATCTGAGAGTAAACAAGCCTGATTTCCAAAAAAGCGTATCGCCTGTAAAAATATTGATGAAATTATCAAAACCTACAAACGTTATCGACTTGCCTATACCATTCCAGTCAAAAAAGGAGTAGTACAAGTTCATGAAAAACGGAATATCGGTTGCAAACAATACAAATGCCAAAGCTGGGAAAACGAATAGACCAAATATAAATTTGTCGGATATTTTAGTTTGTTTCATTGTTCTCTTTTTTTATGTACGATGGCTGCACCCCATTCATGGGATACAACCATCGAAAATCTAATTATTTGGCCCCATCCCAAAACTGCTGAAGATTCTTGATGACTTCTTTCTCTGACATTTGCCCAATCATATAGGCCTGGAGGTTTCCACCAAGAAGATCATAATACCCCAAGGGAGTACTGGTATGTATCCAGCTATTGGTTTTCCCGTCACTCAGGTAGGCACTTGCATCGTTAGCCAGATATCCTTTTATCTTCATATCGGTCTTTGCCCCAGGGACAGCCCCGACACCTTCACTCATCCATTTCTGACCTTCAGGAGAAGAAAGAATAAATTCTTCATATTCCTTGGCAAGTTCCAAATGCTTGGAATCCTTGTTCACAATATAGGTCCAGTTACAGGAGGATAAAAGGGTGGCATCTTCGCTCTTATCACTTACAGGGAACGGCAAGAACGCAAGGTTAGCTGCTGGATTGAAGGAATCCAAGGTCGACTGGCACCAATCGCCCATATGGATGATGGCAGCCTGGTTGTTTGCAATCTTATTTTCCGAGGTCTCCCAATCTACTTCCAGTGGTTTCTTGACTCCATATTTCATTACAAGGTCCAGGAACCTAAAAAGGTTGTGGATATTTTTCATATCTGCAAACTTCAATTGCCCATTATTGATTTTCTCAACTACACCTTTTGCACCAATGCTCTTATCCATCATGAAATGGGTGGCAACCTGCCCAAGAACCCAGGTTTCCTTAGAAGCAAGCGCAAAAGCAGGAATTCCTTTCGCATTCAATTTAATACAAGCCTGTTCCAGTTCATCCATAGTTTGGGGCAACTGGGTAATACCAGCCTGTGCAAACAAATCCTTATTATAAATCAGACCCATATTCTCAAAAGTCCAAGGGAGTGACATAACGTTGCCTTGTGCATCGAGGCCCGTATCCAATGCCGACTGTTTGAATTTGGCAAGTACAGTGCCATCATTTGACCAGTTATAGGCGTATTCGTAGTAATTCCTGGCTTGGGTTCCCGATTCAACATCGAATACATCCGGTATATCATTCGAGTTGACCCTTGACTGCAGGAGAGCCTGGGAATCATTGGCAGCATGTTGTACTTCAATCTTTACCCCCGGATGACTTGCCTCAAACTTCTTTACCATTTCGGCATATTGCTCCAAGCCATAAGCATGGGCATCAAATACCTGAAGAACAACAGCCTCAGGACCTGCTACGTTAGTGGTTTGTTCCGAACCTGTTTCTTTCTGTCCATTTGCAGAAACTCCCACC
The sequence above is a segment of the Sphaerochaeta pleomorpha str. Grapes genome. Coding sequences within it:
- a CDS encoding LacI family DNA-binding transcriptional regulator, yielding MSSPVTIMDVAKRAKVSPATVTHTLNGKRPVGEETKAKVLKAIDSLGYVPSWNASRMKQGKSGIIGCLAADITETFVNQIVRGIEHGLSGGEYSLFFVSGIEFGHDLKRAYEFLKSHKVDGILFCHHIPLWQDFSIDTKNADIPIVSVNMDTPNMISVIPDNCNGGYQAADHLFGCGMRHPAMICGPEDRLSVKDRLSGFKNRVREQGLPFDETALYFGPYDYDHGFTAAKDLMDSHPLTDGIFCANDYIAAGVIARLQQMNIEVPRQVRVLGFDNRDFSSFWNIPITTFELPLQEMGMLGMSLLRNCIDTGTYIQEKRVLQSKLIPRKSTRG
- a CDS encoding carbohydrate ABC transporter permease — translated: MLQHFLSLPKQWSLKMYVETWVKFQFTPLMGNTVLYTVSTVVLILLVAPMSAYKLSRTKTAFSRVCFLAIIMPMMVPFQSYMISLTRIVSSVGLSGTRIGYILVSTGLCVPLAVFMIHGFVKTVPLELEEAACIDGAGKLRTYVQIVLPLLQPILVTVVVLDALATWNDIITNQLIVGGKVAAMNIQNSLYMRFSAQTADWEHALPGIVMSMVPSLLFFALMQRKIISGVTAGSVKG
- a CDS encoding TIM-barrel domain-containing protein, translated to MKHIIYSLTSCTLDKDHTVLATGSGGMLSIRFYSSEIVKVSYLFEGISIDPTLACSSAYMTEPSQSLVFHENLFLEEEPTLFRITCEETTVEIEKSHALVSIYHKGVLQHGGRLGNADTVVPSYQVRCFTKGGETGSFSRFNFPLSGDDEFYGLGDKSGFPNRRGRRFAMFNRDSLGYDASNSDPLYKSIPFFLKVNTKEQVLCGLLFDQTLVRNIDLGMESPYYFSVESDGGPYSFVTFLGQGYQRVLFNYYCMTGFPSLPPLFSFGFFGSSMNYAEPDDAQQRILDYFATIEKHHIPCEGMYVSSGYLKSPQGKRYAFLWNRKKFPDYRQFLTSLSKRGYNLCMNIKPGILTTHPWYGQLEEKGYFIQDSNGQAYREFFWGGEASFIDFNNPEAKEWWKSQLKEQYLDHGCTGIWNDNNELELEDMELDAYKSKAVYAVRMAEASFEVFKEKHPDKRPWVYSRSGSCGIQRFARTWSGDNVSDWKTLKYNQYMGIGFGLSGLPYFGHDLGGFFGSFPEEELLVRSCQSAVFQGRFVIHSWREDGNPTEPWSYATALDPIRSLIEEHYRFMPYIYSCAFEAALEGKPLERSLHLEFPQDEAIKGNEVNSMFGPSILKVLVTDKGKETATIYLPKGVAWFNAESGKRTEGGVELTIPYPCDGKVRWFAQEGSAIATSPFLKHLDKGLFDVVEFLIFPMTKKGITRTTTYREDDGQTSLDLGAFNEWDCTVGDSSLVMTKKKSGISGTGRIFRFVVPEGYTIENKNFAPERVMTSESVTIHFFRTIER
- a CDS encoding sugar phosphate isomerase/epimerase family protein, which produces MKIGVIVTMESGTDIEAKFVEVKEMGMDNCQLVCWDHLAFTDAMADKINKAVVSQQMEITAFWCGWDGPKVWDFYDGPLTLGLVPTAYRAQRLEILLQGCDFAKKIQVRDVVTHVGFLSENPNDAVYAEVLAALRPLVEKCKTNGQYFLFETGQETPVTLKRVLQDLGSENVGVNLDPANLLMYGKANPIDALDVFGKYVRGVHGKDGEYPTDGHRLGAEVPLGKGKVDYPRFIAKLKEVGYDGSITIEREISGEEQIKDILEAKKLLEQLL
- a CDS encoding carbohydrate ABC transporter permease — protein: MNLYYSFFDWNGIGKSITFVGFDNFINIFTGDTLFWKSGLFTLRFSVFYVIIVNIASLAVALALQQNKTTSNLGRALYYIPYIISLTAIGLIWKFILGPGFDSLYELTGIELFGMSWLGDPGNSFIVIVVMTVWQTLGFYMINYIAGLMSVPQELIEAATIDGANVLQRFRHVTLPMIMPAISICLLTSLTFAFKLFDIILVFTKGGPANSTVTVAYNIYKEAFTKSNYGMATSKSLIFVVFVLLVTLIQMKITKSKEVEA
- a CDS encoding ABC transporter substrate-binding protein; amino-acid sequence: MKKGFVFLLVLVCVLVGVSANGQKETGSEQTTNVAGPEAVVLQVFDAHAYGLEQYAEMVKKFEASHPGVKIEVQHAANDSQALLQSRVNSNDIPDVFDVESGTQARNYYEYAYNWSNDGTVLAKFKQSALDTGLDAQGNVMSLPWTFENMGLIYNKDLFAQAGITQLPQTMDELEQACIKLNAKGIPAFALASKETWVLGQVATHFMMDKSIGAKGVVEKINNGQLKFADMKNIHNLFRFLDLVMKYGVKKPLEVDWETSENKIANNQAAIIHMGDWCQSTLDSFNPAANLAFLPFPVSDKSEDATLLSSCNWTYIVNKDSKHLELAKEYEEFILSSPEGQKWMSEGVGAVPGAKTDMKIKGYLANDASAYLSDGKTNSWIHTSTPLGYYDLLGGNLQAYMIGQMSEKEVIKNLQQFWDGAK